One Paucidesulfovibrio longus DSM 6739 genomic window carries:
- a CDS encoding ATP-binding protein: MKCKRCKEQAVVGLPSHNAAFCEPCFLGFFRKQIETAIRRQKLFTHEDRILVALSGGKDSLSLMLELGELGYDVTGLHIDLGIGESSRKARAKVEAFCEKHGFALRVAEMEKEGLPMPLVKQHIKRPICSVCGKVKRHYFNRIAREGGFTVLATGHNLDDEVARLFANTLRWDVSYLSDQGPKLPAEEGFASKVKPLFRLSEYETAHYAFLKGIEIHSDPCPFSSGASFTSHKLLWSELEHRSPGQKFNFYESFLRQGRPAFAQLEKEQGAELHSCPDCGSPTSTDLCGVCRVRAMLAEKTGA, encoded by the coding sequence ATGAAATGCAAACGCTGCAAGGAACAGGCTGTCGTCGGCCTGCCGAGCCACAACGCCGCCTTCTGCGAGCCCTGTTTCCTGGGCTTCTTCCGAAAGCAGATCGAAACCGCCATTCGCCGCCAGAAGCTCTTCACCCACGAGGACCGCATCCTCGTGGCCCTTTCCGGCGGCAAGGATTCCCTCTCGCTCATGCTCGAACTGGGCGAACTGGGCTACGACGTCACCGGCCTGCACATCGACCTGGGCATCGGCGAATCCTCCCGCAAGGCCCGCGCCAAGGTCGAAGCCTTCTGCGAAAAGCACGGCTTTGCGCTGCGCGTGGCGGAAATGGAAAAGGAAGGGCTGCCCATGCCCCTGGTCAAGCAGCACATCAAGCGGCCCATCTGCTCGGTCTGCGGCAAGGTCAAGCGGCATTACTTCAACCGCATCGCCCGAGAGGGCGGCTTCACGGTCCTGGCCACGGGACACAACCTCGACGACGAAGTGGCCCGCCTCTTCGCCAACACCCTGCGCTGGGACGTTTCCTATCTTTCGGACCAAGGCCCCAAGCTGCCCGCCGAAGAGGGCTTCGCCAGCAAGGTCAAGCCTCTGTTCCGGCTCAGCGAATACGAAACCGCGCATTACGCCTTCCTCAAGGGCATCGAGATCCACTCGGATCCCTGCCCCTTCTCTTCCGGCGCCAGCTTTACCAGCCACAAGCTGCTCTGGTCCGAGCTGGAGCATCGCAGCCCCGGCCAAAAGTTCAATTTCTACGAGTCGTTTCTGCGGCAGGGCAGGCCGGCCTTTGCCCAGCTTGAAAAAGAGCAGGGCGCGGAGCTGCATTCCTGTCCGGATTGCGGTTCGCCCACCTCCACCGACCTCTGCGGGGTCTGCCGGGTGCGGGCCATGCTCGCCGAAAAGACGGGAGCGTAG
- a CDS encoding site-2 protease family protein, translating to MLESSFTQYALQISIIALPLLVALTFHEVAHGMVAYRLGDPTAKLMGRLTLNPLKHLDPLGTLIFFIAHVGWAKPVPVNPRYFKNPRKGMLLVAVAGPAANFALALGFAALYHLFGSIEIPGRDSLLYNILYPTVLICQTGVLVNLILGIFNLMPIPPLDGSNILAGVLPPGLAARYMSLSRYGVFLILGLVVASHLFDVSILSSVLFPPVEFGARLLGVPAF from the coding sequence ATGCTGGAATCATCCTTCACACAATACGCTCTTCAGATCAGCATCATCGCCCTGCCCCTGCTCGTGGCCCTGACGTTTCACGAGGTGGCGCACGGCATGGTGGCGTACCGCCTCGGCGACCCCACGGCCAAGCTCATGGGGCGGCTGACGCTGAATCCGCTGAAGCACCTCGACCCGCTGGGCACGTTGATCTTTTTCATCGCCCACGTGGGCTGGGCCAAGCCCGTGCCCGTGAACCCGCGCTACTTCAAGAACCCGCGCAAGGGCATGCTGCTCGTGGCCGTGGCCGGTCCCGCGGCGAACTTCGCGCTGGCCCTGGGCTTCGCCGCGCTCTACCACCTCTTCGGCTCCATCGAGATTCCAGGCCGGGACAGCCTGCTCTACAACATCCTCTACCCCACGGTGCTGATCTGCCAGACGGGCGTGCTCGTGAACCTGATCCTCGGCATCTTCAACCTCATGCCCATCCCGCCGCTGGACGGGAGCAACATTCTGGCGGGAGTCCTGCCGCCGGGCCTCGCCGCCCGATACATGTCGCTCTCGCGCTACGGCGTTTTCCTGATCCTCGGCCTCGTGGTGGCCAGCCACCTCTTCGACGTCTCCATCCTCAGCAGCGTCCTGTTCCCGCCTGTGGAATTCGGGGCACGGCTCCTCGGAGTGCCGGCGTTCTGA
- a CDS encoding FKBP-type peptidyl-prolyl cis-trans isomerase — MAKAKQGDKVKVHYIGTLEDGSQFDSSEGREPLEFVLGEGMVIEGFEKAVAGMEPGDSCSISIPPEEAYGERNEELIFRVEREQMPPDLDPEEDMVLEVQTEHGPAQLTVVAVEGDIVTLDGNPPLAGKTLNFELSLVEIG; from the coding sequence ATGGCCAAGGCGAAGCAAGGCGACAAGGTCAAAGTACATTACATCGGCACCCTGGAGGACGGTTCCCAGTTCGATTCCTCCGAAGGCCGTGAGCCCCTTGAGTTCGTGCTCGGAGAGGGCATGGTCATCGAAGGCTTTGAAAAGGCCGTGGCAGGCATGGAACCGGGCGACAGCTGCTCCATCTCCATTCCGCCCGAAGAGGCCTACGGCGAGCGCAACGAGGAACTGATCTTCCGCGTGGAACGCGAACAGATGCCGCCGGACCTGGATCCCGAAGAAGACATGGTCCTCGAGGTCCAGACCGAGCACGGTCCGGCCCAGCTGACCGTGGTCGCCGTGGAAGGGGACATCGTCACCCTGGACGGCAATCCGCCTCTGGCGGGCAAGACCCTGAACTTCGAGCTCAGCCTGGTGGAAATCGGCTAG
- a CDS encoding late competence development ComFB family protein, whose translation MPDMDLIVLGYDLSGIRNSNEARVARLLPEALKDFPDYAPDQLDVEDIYGLTLNRLEPRYRQRGTIQLSGRTPDDEILWEIGNAIRIVRENPTDGRTS comes from the coding sequence ATGCCCGACATGGACCTGATCGTCCTTGGATACGACCTTTCCGGAATCCGCAACAGCAACGAGGCCCGCGTGGCCCGACTGCTGCCGGAAGCATTGAAGGATTTTCCGGACTATGCCCCGGACCAGCTGGATGTCGAGGACATCTACGGCCTGACCCTGAACCGCCTGGAACCCCGCTACCGCCAGCGCGGCACGATCCAGCTTTCCGGCCGCACGCCGGACGACGAGATCTTGTGGGAAATCGGCAACGCCATCCGCATCGTCCGCGAAAATCCCACGGACGGCCGCACAAGCTGA
- the trpS gene encoding tryptophan--tRNA ligase yields the protein MSNTRKRIVSGMRPTGPLHLGHYFGVLVNWVKLQEDYDCFFFVADWHALTSEYADSSRIKGFVPGLVVDWVAAGLDESKCVIYQQSAVKEIAELHLLLSMITPLGWLERCPTYKEQKQQLVQKDLNTYGFLGYPVLMSSDILMYRPEAVPVGQDQLPHLELCREIARRFNFITGGDYLPEPKDLLTPDAKLPGLDGRKMSKSYGNSIGLGESMETVAPKVMGMLTDENRKRKSDPGDPEICNLYPYHKLMTDAETCAMIEKGCRDTSWGCVDCKKRLVQSMEAFLTPLHERRAAIENDPERLRAIIESGNAKAREAARETISKVRELLHFDF from the coding sequence ATGAGCAACACAAGAAAACGCATTGTTTCGGGCATGCGCCCCACCGGACCGCTTCACTTGGGCCACTATTTCGGCGTCCTGGTCAACTGGGTCAAGCTCCAGGAAGACTACGACTGTTTCTTCTTCGTGGCGGACTGGCACGCGCTGACCAGCGAATACGCCGACTCCTCGCGGATCAAGGGCTTCGTGCCCGGCCTCGTGGTGGACTGGGTCGCCGCGGGTCTGGACGAGAGCAAATGCGTGATCTACCAGCAGTCCGCCGTCAAGGAAATCGCCGAGCTGCACCTGCTGCTCTCCATGATCACCCCGCTCGGCTGGCTGGAGCGCTGCCCCACCTATAAGGAACAGAAGCAGCAGCTCGTGCAGAAGGATCTGAACACTTACGGATTCCTGGGCTATCCCGTGCTGATGAGTTCCGACATCCTGATGTACCGGCCCGAAGCCGTGCCCGTGGGCCAGGACCAGCTGCCCCACCTGGAGCTCTGCCGCGAGATCGCCCGCCGCTTCAATTTCATCACCGGCGGAGACTACCTGCCCGAGCCCAAGGATCTGCTCACCCCGGACGCCAAGCTGCCCGGCCTGGACGGGCGCAAGATGAGCAAGAGCTACGGCAACTCCATCGGCCTGGGCGAGTCCATGGAAACCGTGGCCCCCAAGGTCATGGGCATGCTCACGGACGAAAACCGCAAGCGCAAGAGCGACCCCGGCGACCCTGAAATCTGCAATCTGTACCCCTACCACAAGCTCATGACCGACGCGGAGACCTGCGCCATGATCGAAAAGGGCTGCCGCGACACCTCCTGGGGCTGCGTGGATTGCAAGAAGCGCCTCGTGCAGTCCATGGAAGCGTTCCTCACGCCCCTGCACGAGCGCCGCGCCGCCATCGAAAACGATCCGGAGCGTCTGCGCGCCATCATCGAAAGCGGCAACGCCAAGGCCCGCGAGGCTGCCCGCGAAACCATCTCGAAGGTCCGCGAACTGCTGCACTTCGATTTCTAG
- a CDS encoding pyridoxal phosphate-dependent aminotransferase: MNDTTCTEISARCREMTSFLVMDILEAAQRLEREGHHVVHLEIGEPDFDTPECIKEAACRALDENQTHYTHSLGIIELREAICEDYLNRYDVEIHPDQIIVTQGTSPAMFMLFSTLLERGDKVVISDPSYACYANFIRFPGGEPLPIRVYEEDGFQYRPEAIRERLGEQPKAILINSPANPTGTLLSKERMQAIADLGRGNGPWIVSDEIYHGLVYEGREHSILEFTDKCFVFNGFSKLYAMTGWRLGYLIAPKPFIRPMQKLCQNFFISANAPAQWGGVAALQEAAEDVERMKRIYDERRRYMLGRLRGMGLSIPHEPTGAFYVLVDFRHVSGDSLALAFDILEKAHVGVTPGIDFGPGAEGYLRFSYASSLENIAEGMDRLERYLANR; encoded by the coding sequence ATGAACGACACCACCTGCACCGAAATATCCGCCCGCTGCCGCGAAATGACCTCGTTCCTGGTCATGGACATCCTGGAAGCCGCCCAGCGGCTGGAACGCGAAGGCCACCACGTGGTCCACCTGGAAATCGGCGAACCGGACTTCGACACGCCCGAATGCATCAAGGAGGCGGCCTGCCGCGCTCTGGACGAAAACCAGACCCACTACACGCACTCCCTGGGCATCATCGAGCTGCGCGAGGCCATCTGCGAGGACTACCTGAACAGGTACGACGTGGAGATCCATCCGGACCAGATCATCGTCACCCAGGGCACCTCGCCGGCCATGTTCATGCTCTTTTCCACGCTCCTGGAACGCGGGGACAAGGTCGTCATCTCCGACCCCAGCTACGCCTGCTATGCGAACTTCATCCGCTTTCCCGGCGGCGAGCCGCTGCCCATCCGCGTCTACGAGGAGGACGGCTTCCAGTACCGGCCCGAAGCCATCCGGGAACGGCTCGGCGAACAGCCCAAGGCGATCCTGATCAACTCGCCCGCCAACCCCACGGGCACCCTGCTCTCCAAGGAACGCATGCAGGCCATAGCGGACCTGGGCCGGGGCAACGGTCCCTGGATCGTCTCGGACGAGATCTATCACGGCCTGGTCTACGAGGGCCGCGAGCACTCCATCCTCGAATTCACGGACAAGTGTTTCGTTTTCAACGGATTTTCCAAGCTCTACGCCATGACGGGCTGGCGGCTCGGCTACCTCATCGCGCCCAAGCCGTTCATCCGGCCCATGCAGAAGCTCTGCCAGAACTTCTTCATCTCGGCCAACGCGCCCGCCCAATGGGGCGGGGTGGCCGCGCTCCAGGAAGCGGCCGAGGACGTGGAACGCATGAAGCGCATCTACGACGAGCGGCGGCGCTACATGCTCGGCAGGCTGCGGGGCATGGGCCTGTCCATTCCCCATGAGCCCACGGGCGCGTTCTACGTGCTGGTGGATTTCAGGCACGTGTCCGGGGATTCCCTGGCCCTGGCCTTCGACATCCTGGAAAAGGCGCACGTGGGCGTGACCCCCGGCATCGACTTCGGACCCGGCGCAGAGGGCTATCTGCGGTTCTCCTACGCCAGCAGCCTGGAAAACATCGCCGAGGGCATGGACCGTCTGGAGCGGTATCTGGCGAACCGCTGA
- a CDS encoding diheme cytochrome c, with translation MRKLMILVTVAALLLGSVALVRPDDHERERERHGSESREEHGHRNGQGWFDGEDSVPPASDPVYRETCGACHFAYQPALLPACSWQALLDGCADHFGASLDLAPDELDALSDYLTANAADASGTEIGEKITDCLKGAAPLRVTQVPMIQKKHRKIDPAVLRRESVGGLQNCPACHMDAEQGDYDHARVPR, from the coding sequence ATGCGAAAATTGATGATTCTGGTCACCGTCGCCGCGCTTTTGCTCGGCTCGGTTGCGCTGGTCCGGCCCGACGACCACGAACGGGAACGGGAACGGCATGGCTCCGAATCGCGGGAAGAACACGGACACCGCAACGGCCAGGGCTGGTTCGATGGGGAGGACTCCGTGCCGCCCGCGAGCGACCCGGTCTATCGGGAAACCTGCGGCGCGTGCCATTTCGCCTACCAGCCCGCCCTGCTGCCCGCCTGCTCCTGGCAGGCGCTGCTCGACGGCTGCGCCGACCATTTCGGCGCCTCGCTGGATCTCGCCCCGGACGAGCTGGACGCCCTCAGCGACTATCTGACGGCCAATGCCGCGGACGCGTCCGGGACCGAAATCGGCGAGAAGATCACGGACTGCCTGAAAGGGGCGGCCCCTCTGCGCGTCACCCAGGTGCCCATGATACAAAAGAAGCACCGCAAGATAGATCCCGCCGTGCTCCGGAGGGAATCCGTGGGCGGCCTGCAAAACTGCCCGGCCTGCCACATGGACGCCGAGCAGGGCGATTACGACCATGCGCGCGTGCCGAGATAG
- a CDS encoding response regulator, translating to MTKPRILVVDDEKHIRMLYQEELESEGYAVITSDGSEDILELLKRAAPEIVILDIKLGQNLSGLDLLQVIRSKEPNLPVILSTAYDSFQHDLKSIAADYYVVKSVDLSDLKSKVHSALEKAGAV from the coding sequence ATGACCAAGCCTAGAATTCTCGTCGTGGACGATGAAAAGCACATCCGGATGCTCTACCAGGAAGAACTGGAATCCGAAGGATATGCCGTCATCACTTCCGACGGGAGTGAAGACATTCTGGAATTGCTGAAGCGCGCCGCGCCGGAGATCGTGATCCTCGACATCAAGCTCGGCCAGAATCTTTCCGGCCTCGACCTGCTCCAGGTCATCCGCAGCAAGGAGCCGAACCTGCCGGTGATCCTGAGCACGGCCTACGACAGCTTCCAGCATGACCTGAAGTCCATCGCCGCCGACTACTACGTGGTCAAGTCCGTGGACCTCAGCGACCTCAAGAGCAAGGTCCATTCGGCTCTGGAGAAGGCCGGAGCGGTTTGA